The DNA window TTCCGACGAGATCATGATGATTGCCAGCCCGCGGGCCGCAAGGTCGCCCATTAGCCGGTGGATCTCGGACTTTGCCCCGACGTCCACGCCTTGCGTCGGTTCGTCGAGGATCAGCAGGGCCGGATCGGTCGCAAGCCAGCGGGCCAGCGCGACCTTCTGCTGGTTGCCGCCGGACAGATGCCCGACCGGCACATCGACCGATGGCGTCTTGATGCCCAGCCGGCGGACGAAGCCTTCGCTGATCCTGCGCTCTTTGCCGAAGTTGAGCAGTCCGCGGGCCGCGATCTGCTTGAGGACCGCGAGCGTGGTGTTCGCCGAAACGGGCAGTTCGAGTACGACGCCGTGACGCCGGCGGTCTTCGGGCACGTACGCGATGCCCTTGGCGACGGCATCGACGGGCGAGCGAATCTCCTGCTCCTCGCTGTGCAGCACGATGCGGCCGCTGTCGGCGGGGGTCAGTCCGAAGAGGATGCGGGCCAGTTCGGTTCGCCCGGCACCGACCAGCCCTGCCAGGCCCAGAATCTCGCCGGCCCGGACGCTCAGGTTGATTCCGCGAACGCCGCTGGCTGTGCAACCGAGGTGGTCGGTTTCCAGCACGACGTCGCCGAGTTTCGCCTTTGACTTCGGGTAGATCGCCGACACCTCGCGGCCGACCATCAGGCGGATGAGCTTGGCGCGATCGACGTCCGCCATCGCTTCGGTGCCGATGTAGCTTCCGTCACGAAGGACGGTGACGCGGTCGGCGATCTGCGGGAGTTCCTCGAGCCGATGGGAGATGTAGATCATCCCGACGCCGGCGGCGCGAAGTTCACGCACGACCCGGAAAAGGTTCTCCACCTCGCGCTCGGACAGTGATGCGGTCGGCTCATCAAGAATCAGCACCTTCGCGCCGCCGCCCAGCGCGCTGGCGATCTCGACCAGTTGCTGCCGGGGCATGGAAAGGTCGCGGACAATCGCCGAGGGGGAAATGTCTGCACCCACGCGGGCAAGCAGTTCGGCCGCCCGGCGATGGCGCTCCCGCCAGTTCAGAATACGCCACGGTCCGCCACGATCCAGCCGCAGGCCGATGTTCTCGGCGACGGACAAGTCCGGAAACAGCGCCGGCTGCTGATAGATGACCGCGATGCCGAGTTCCCGGCTGAGCTTCGGATCGAGCCTGTCGATCGTCTGGCCGGCGATCTCGATTGTGCCCTCATCGGGCTGGTGGGCACCGGCAATGACCTTGATCAGAGTTGATTTGCCGGCGCCGTTCTCGCCGACCACGGCGTGGACTTCGCCGGCCCGCAGTTCGAACGAGACACCCTTGAGCGCATGAACGCCGCCGAAGTGCTTGAAGATGTTGGTCAGGCGCAGGAGCGTCATCGCGCGGTCGAACGATGAGGATCAGGTTGCTTGGTGAACGTACCGCGCTGTAGCGTAAGTGTCGATGACACTCGAATAATCCCGCGCGGGGGCGAATCGCCCGGCCGATCCTGCTAGAATGCCGCTGGAAAGTTGTGAACGAGCGGCTTTCCAGCCCAGGTCTGACTCGTCAGGACCACGCATTTCTCCCTCCCCCCTCGCAGATGATCAAGCCCAGTCGCATCCTCGCCGAGAAGGTTACCGTCACCAGTCGCATTAACGTCGCGATCGCGGCCTTCAGGAAGGCCGGCGGTGAACCGCAGTCGGTTCACCTGACCAAGAGCGACGCGGCTCAGCTCGCGTACGAGGTGATGGCCGACGGGGGCCCGGCGGCGCAAGTCCTGATGCAGCACGGCATCCACAAAGCCGTGCCCACGATTCTCGGCCTGAAGGTCGTCTATCGCAGTCCCTCTTTCGGAGTCCAGTGATCGCCCACCAACTTGCCGCGGCAGGAATGCCGCCGGAATACCCGTACCCTCAGTCGCCGGCCTACACGTCCGGTGTGTTTGGGGGCTGGACACTGGTTCGAAAGCCTGCCGAATCGCGAGAACTTGGCTACTACAGCGGCCTCGATGTCGAGCCGCCGGGGCACTATATCGTCCACGGCGGTGACATCTGGATGTCCACCTCGCGTCTGGAACGGGAATCCCACGCCCTTCATCTGAAGCACGCCCGCGGCAGGGTCGTGGTTTGCGGCGTGGGCATGGGCATGTTCCTGTTCAACATCGCGTTGCTTCCGCAGGTCACGGAGATCATCGCCGTTGACCGCGACCCGGCGGTGTTCGACCTCGTCCGGAAAGGGGCCGGCTTCGAGAAGTGGGTGGGCGGCGACAAGATCCGCTTCCTGCATCGCGACATGATGGAACTGACTGCGGCCGACCTAGGGCCCGCCCCGATCGACTATCTGTACATCGACATCTGGCCGGAACTCGGCGACCCGGTCGCCCTTCAGCAGACCCAGGCGGTACAGAAGGTCGTCAAGGCCAAGGCCGTTGGCTGGTGGGGCCAGGAATTAGACTTCGTCGAGTGGGCGTATCGCCGGGCGACGCCCGAGCTGCAGGCGTCGCGTTTCGCGCCGACGTTCGACGATCTGCGCGACTTCATCGCCATGACCGGGCTGCCGATGGGTGACCTGACCGAGGCCTACGCCGAGGCCTGCCGCCGGGCCGCCGATGTGTACGCCATGTACGGCATTCTGGATTTCGCCGTCGCGGCGCGGCACGAGCGCGAGTTGCAGGCCGCGATGTGATTTTGCGATTGAGAATCGCCGATTGCGCATGGAGAATGCGGCACGGAGGGTCGCGTAGGCGATCCTCCGTGTTCGATTCCCAATCCTCATCTCTTCCCGGGAGGCTTCCATGCGCTTGGTGTCCGCACACCGCATTTCCGCTCTGGTCCTGATTGCCCTGAGCATCGTCACGTTTGCCACGCCGGCTCGCGCCGATGACGCCGCTGACGTCAAGGCCGCGATCGCCACGCAGTTCGATCTACTCAAGGCCGGCGACGTGGACAAGCTCAAGGCGCACTTCACCGAACGCCAGAAGGAAAAGATCACCAAGGAAGCGGTGGAAAAGGGCAAAGGTAACGCTGCGAAGATGACAATCGACGATTTGGTCGCGTCGGTGGACGTCGCTGGCGAAGGCGCCAAGAAGACAGCCAAGATCAAGATGAAGAACGGCCGCACACTGACGACGCTCATCCTGACCGACGGCAAGTGGCTCGCGGACACGATCTGGTTCAAGTAGGGCAGGGCCTGACGCTTCTGGCGCACCGCCTGACGCCTCCAACGGATGATCCTAAAAGGACCGCTGTCCGCGCCGCTTTCGGCGCGGACGCCGGACCTCTACAATCCGCCCGCGTAGCATGCACCTGGCCACGGGGACCGTTATGCGGCTTTTGCTCCGATTGAAGCACCTTTTCGCCCTTCTGCTCGTCGGCGGGCTTGTTCCGCCGGCGCTGGCGGCGACGCAGCTTGACGTCAGCTTTGGCTGGGATGGGAGCGTCCGCACCGGCCGCTGGACGCCGATCTTCATCTCCGCTTCCGATATCAAACCACGGCAGGCCCTGATCGAGTTCGACGCCCCGCAGGCTGGCCCTTACGTCATGCGGCTGCGCCAGTACATCACGCTGGGCCCGCAGCCGACGACTGTCATCCTGTACGCACCCGCGAGTGAGCGCTACGGCGATCCGCCGGTCGTCGTACTCCGTGATGCCGACTCGGGAAAGCTACTTGCCCGCTGGCCGGCCGACCCGGACAGCGGCACCAACGCTTACGAGAACACGCTGTCAGCGGAGCAGAAGTTCGTCGGCGTGACCGGGCCGAATCTTCGGTTGGCCAACTTCGAGCAGAATGTCGGTGTTCCCATGCGGTACGCCGGCATCAGGCCGGAGCTGCTACCCGACCAGCCGGTGGGGTACGACCCGCTGGACTTGCTCGTGCTGAACCGGGCCGACCTGAACACGATCGAGCCGTCGCGCCAGCAGGCGATCGCGGATTGGGTGCGGACCGGCGGCATGCTGCTGCTGTGGCCGTCGGACACGCCGACCCCAGCCGACAGCCCGATCGGGCGCATCCTGCCGTGCCGGGTGGGCGGGCCGAAGAACTACGCGTTCACCGACCAGCAGCGCATCAAAGCAGGGCTGGGGGATCGGTTTAAAGGGATGATGGGTTTTGCCCTCTCCCCGACCGCCGACGCCGAAGCGATCGACCTGATGCCCGAAGACGCCGCCGGCGCCAAGCTGACTGCCTATGCCCGCGACCACGGCTTTGGCAGGGTTGTTGTCGCACCCATCAACATCAATGAGCTGTTGTTCGATCGGTCCGACGGCGCAAAGCTGTTGCACGGAGCGCTGCTGAAAGGCGTGTTCGACTCGGAAGCGAGGAACCAGAGCAACCACGGCTACTACGCGCTCGACCCGGCCTCGCAGCTCCAGCAGGGTGCGATGTCGGACCTTCAGGATCACCTGGCGAATGTGCCGGGGGCGGGGCGGTTCGGGTTCTCGTACGTCGTCTGGGTGGTGCTGGGGATGATGGCCGTCGTCGGTCCGGTCGACTGGTTTGTGCTCCGCAAGCTCGGACGCCAGCCCTGGACGTGGGTGACGACCGCAGGCTGGATCGGGCTGATCACGGTCGGCGCGCTGTTCATCGGCAAGGTTTTCAAGAGCGGCGATCTGCACTATCGCACGGTAACGCTGATCGACCAGGCCGGCGATCAGGTCGTGGCGCGGACGACGCTTGCGGGTATCTATTCCCCGCGCACGACCGACTACTACATCGACGCAGCCCCGACCCGCGACGACGCCAACGGCAAGCCCATCCCGACGCTACAGCCCCCGACCGGTTGGTGGGAGCCAGCCTCGGCGATGCATTCGTACGGCGGCGGGGGAATGAAGCTGGACGTCCCGTTCCGCCAGACGACCGAGGGCAACCAGCCGCAGGAAATGACGATCAACGTCTGGAACATGCGGGCATTGCGAGGCGAGAACCTGGTCGCCGGCGAGCCCTTCATCAAGGCCGATCTGCGATGCCGGCCTGTCGGGTCGGACTGGCGGGTCAGCGGAACGATCGCCAATCGGTCCGGCCAACCGCTGAAGGATATTCGCATTGCTGTCCGCGAGGGTTACGTGGCCGACGCTGCTGGTCCGCCGTCGGTGGTGCCATTGGCGGAAAAAGATTCGGCCTATCGCGACAGCCGCGGCGACACGCGCCATATCAAGCTCACGCGAATGTTGCCGCTCATCCAGCGTGTCGATCCAGGCAAAACGGTCGAGATTGACGGCGTCGTCAAGGCCGTTTCGATGACGCCGACCGACGGGTCCGGTGGAAACGCCCGCTATTACAGCGAAACGCCTCCTCCCGACCCGGGCTCGGTCTGGGCGCTTGCGACAGGTCTTTCCGGGCGGCGGGCGGCGCGGGCCGACGAGGCGGTGAGCGATGGCACCCATGCCGTGATCTATGCCATCGTCGATAACCCGAGGCCCCCGGTGGTTCTTCGTGGAAATGAGCCGGCGATCGAGCGGCACGACACGGTCGTTCGTGCACTGGTGCGGCTGACCGCCGCAGAGAAGTAGGCATGGCGAGGCGATCGCGGGTCTCGCCATCTTTGAGCAGCCAATCACTTAATCAGCCAACTGACGGGACAAGCGATGAACGAAGCGCCTGGGCCAGAGTCGACAGACGTCGCAATCGCGACCATGGACGCAACGCCGCCCGCATTGATGCCGGGGCAGCCCGGCGTCGCCGTCTCTGCGCCGCCGGCAATCAGTACGCAGAATCTCACGAAGCGGTATGGTGCTTTGTGCGCTCTGGACTCGCTCAATCTCGAACTCGCCGCGGGAGATGTCTTCGGGTTCATCGGGCCCAACGGCGCGGGCAAATCGACCACCATGAAAATCCTCGCCGGGCTGCTCGAGCCCTCCAGCGGCAGTGCGATGGTCATGGGCAAGGCCGTCGCCGGCAATGGCGACTTTGTCCGACGTCAGGTGGGCTACATGCCAGATTTCATCGGCGTCTACGAAGACCTTAAAGTCAGCGAATACCTCGAGTTCTTCGCCAGCGCCTACGCCATTCCACGCAAGCAGCGCAAGAGTACGGTCGAGCAGGTGCTTGAGCTGACGGACCTCAAGTACAAGCGCGATGCGCTGGTCGATTCCCTCAGCCGCGGCATGACGCAGCGGCTCAGCCTCGCCCGCGTGCTGATTCACGATCCGCCGGTACTGCTGCTGGACGAGCCGGCCAGCGGCCTGGACCCCCGCGCCCGCATCGAAATTCGCGAACTGCTCAAGGAACTGCAGCGGCTCGGCAAGACGATTCTCATCAGCTCGCACATCCTGTCGGAGCTGGGCGAGTTCTGTAACAAGCTGGGGATCATCGAACGCGGCAAGATGATCGTGCAGGGTACGGTTGAAGAACTGATGGACCGCGCGCGGGCACACCCGATTATCAGCGTGACGATCATGGGCGACGCCGAGCGGGCGATCGGCGTACTGAAATCCGACGGCCGGGTCGATCGCGCCGAACTCGCCGCCCCGGTCCCCGGCAGCATGCCCGCGCCCGGCACGACCACGCTGTCGGTCGTCCTGCACGATCCCGACCAGCACCACGGCTTCCTCGCTGAACGACTCGTCGCCGGCGGCATTTCCATCGACAGCATTCACCCGGAGAAGCTGAAGCTGGAGGATGTCTTCCTGAGGCTGACCAAGGGCATGGTGCAGTAGGGATTCCTGATGACGAGGATCGTCCAGAGTATCTACTTCGTCTCTTTGGCGTTTCAGACGGCCGGTGTGATCGCATGGGCGTTGCTCGCAGGCGCGGTGCTTCGTCCCGTCGGTGACTTGTCGTTATTGTTCGTGATTCAACTGATAGCCGGTGGAATGTCACTGGGTCGCCCGAACGATGTCTCGCGGGCGGAAGATTTGGGTTGGTCCTTCGGTGTCTCGGTCGTATGGGCGACCGTCGGGTATGTAGCGTACATTCTAACTTCTGCCGCGCTGAACCCAGGACAGCCGATCCTCGGACTGCCTGCGTTCGTCGCCGTAGTTGCGTTCCTGCTTCTGGGCGGATGGCTCTTGAAAGCAGTGATGTAGCGAGTAGTTCCTCTAGCGGTCGCCGACGAATTGGTGCCGCGAGGGTGCAGTAGGAAAGCAGTTTTCAGGGCGGCGAAAATGCACCCTCACCTTCGATTTGCGATCGCATTGTCTGTCCTGGCCATGGTCGGGATCGCGGCACCATCCTGTCGTAGTGCAGTTGGCCACGACGAGCGCCCAGCCACTCAACCGACCGCTGTGGCGATTGGCAACCCTGACACCGTCGAGCCGGAGCCTGGTGGGAAGCGTGTAGTGATTGACGCGGAAAGTCGCGCGCATCAGCGGGATGCCAAGGTCCGCGAGTTGAATCGTGACATTCCGATGCTGGGCGGCCCCGGCGAGTTTGAGCGTCTGTCCCGCCTGATCCACGAAGCCTTCCCCGACGCGGCGGCAGCCACTCAGCATTCGGCGTCTCGGCCGGCGGAACCCGACTTTCCTCCCGCGGTCAACGGCCTGACGGCGCGAATCGACGACTCGAACTGGGGAGGCACCGGCATTCGCGTCCTGCTTCGCGTGAAGAACGTCTCTTCCAAACCCATCGCCATTCCCCGCGGGAATTCCTATAGAGGCACTGAAGTCCCGTTTCGGCTTATCTGCAAAGTCGGCAGCGGGAAATGGAAGCGAACGCCCTGGTCCAGGGATGAGGTCATGGCCGACGCCGCGACGCGGCCCGGCGTCGGCGGAACCGGCGACAAAGAC is part of the Humisphaera borealis genome and encodes:
- a CDS encoding sugar ABC transporter ATP-binding protein, which produces MTLLRLTNIFKHFGGVHALKGVSFELRAGEVHAVVGENGAGKSTLIKVIAGAHQPDEGTIEIAGQTIDRLDPKLSRELGIAVIYQQPALFPDLSVAENIGLRLDRGGPWRILNWRERHRRAAELLARVGADISPSAIVRDLSMPRQQLVEIASALGGGAKVLILDEPTASLSEREVENLFRVVRELRAAGVGMIYISHRLEELPQIADRVTVLRDGSYIGTEAMADVDRAKLIRLMVGREVSAIYPKSKAKLGDVVLETDHLGCTASGVRGINLSVRAGEILGLAGLVGAGRTELARILFGLTPADSGRIVLHSEEQEIRSPVDAVAKGIAYVPEDRRRHGVVLELPVSANTTLAVLKQIAARGLLNFGKERRISEGFVRRLGIKTPSVDVPVGHLSGGNQQKVALARWLATDPALLILDEPTQGVDVGAKSEIHRLMGDLAARGLAIIMISSELPEILGMSDRIAVMHAGEIVGLLSREEATQEKIMELALGSSTANA
- a CDS encoding ABC transporter ATP-binding protein, with the translated sequence MDATPPALMPGQPGVAVSAPPAISTQNLTKRYGALCALDSLNLELAAGDVFGFIGPNGAGKSTTMKILAGLLEPSSGSAMVMGKAVAGNGDFVRRQVGYMPDFIGVYEDLKVSEYLEFFASAYAIPRKQRKSTVEQVLELTDLKYKRDALVDSLSRGMTQRLSLARVLIHDPPVLLLDEPASGLDPRARIEIRELLKELQRLGKTILISSHILSELGEFCNKLGIIERGKMIVQGTVEELMDRARAHPIISVTIMGDAERAIGVLKSDGRVDRAELAAPVPGSMPAPGTTTLSVVLHDPDQHHGFLAERLVAGGISIDSIHPEKLKLEDVFLRLTKGMVQ